The window GCAGTCGCCGACCGGCTGACGCCGTGGGGCCCGAGGAGCATGCCGCGCTGACGGCCGCCAAGGCGCGGCTCGACAGGTTGTCGTTCTACCCGCGGCCGGTGGCGCTGCGCCGGACGGTCCGGATCCTCTCGGTGCCGTGGCTGTTCCGGCTGCCGTGGTTCTCGCGCTTCGATGGCTACACGATGTGGGACCTGATCCTGCTGCGCGCGCCGCTGGCGCAGGCGAGCGACGACCTGATCTGCCACGAGCTGTGCCACGTCTGGCAGATGCAGCACAGGCCGCTCGCGATGCCGCTGTCCTACCTGTACCGCGGCTACGCCTCCAACCCCTATGAGTTGGAGGCGCGCCGGGCCACTGCGAGTACTGCGGGTCCTTCAGGAGGTCCTGGCTAGCAGCTGGGCTGCCAGGTCGCGGTGACGCCCTGGGACTGCCAGGCGTTGGCGACCGACGTCGCGTTCGCGCCGACATCCCCAGCGGCTGAGACGAACGCGGCGCGCGCGTCGGCGAAGCCGGACTGCGGCGTCAGGTAGGTGGTCTGCGCGCGGTAGCGCACCTGCTCGGCCTGCGAGCGGCCGATCGTGTCGACCAGGTTGGCGTACACCTTGTTCGGGATCCCCGAGTTGGTGTGGACGCCGCCCTCGTCGTCGCTCGTGCAGACGTACTGCGAGGCGGTCGCCGGCTGCCCGTAGGCGCCCGGGTTCTCCATGTCGCGGATCGCGCCGATCGGCAGGTCCTCGCCCATCGTCGTGTCGCCCGGGTCGATGTCCCACCCGGCCATGTCGGAGATCGCCTCGTTGAGCGCGCCGGACTGGTCGGCGTACTCCAGGCCCGCCGTGCGCTCGGTGACCGCGTGGGTCAGCTCGTGGCCGGTCACGTCGTTGACGGCGAAGCCGTCGCCGTAGACCATCTCGGCGCCGTCCCAGAACGCGTTCTCGTAGCCGACGCCGTAGTGCACGAAGCTGACGAGCCCCGCGCCGGCGCCGTCGTAGGAGTCGCGGCCGAACGTGTTCCTGTAGTAGTCGTAGACGGCGCCCGTGTAGTTGTAGGCGTTGTCCACGTCGGTGTTGCCGGTCGCGCCCTGACCCTCGCTGCGGGCCAGCGACCCGGTGCTCGTCGAGCCCCTGGCGTTGTAGATCGTCCGGTTCTTGGCGGTCTCGACGCGGTTGAGCGTGTCGATCACGGCACCCGTGCGGGCGTCGGTGACCACGAGCTTGCGCACCGGCTGCGAGGTCGAGCGCACGTCGGTCACGTAGGCGAGCGTCGCCGCCTTGGCGCCGAACGGCACGCCCGTGTACATGACGAGCGACGGCCCGCTGTTGACCGCGGCGTCCGGGATCCCGGCGACCGCGTCCTCGCGCGCCTGCGTCAGCGACTGGGTCGCGTCGGGCGCGCTCGCGGGCGCGGAGGTCGCGACCGACGAGGTGATCGACTTCATGATGGTGTTGCCGTCGGCGATCCGGACGAGCACGCGCCCGTCGTAGACCGGGACGGCGCCCGCCATCTGGTCGTAGACCACGGTCGTGCCCTCGGCGTCCGGCCGGGCGGCGACCTGGTGCAGCTGGGTGCCCGAGCCGAGCCCGAGCATCGACGCGTAGCGGTCGACCGCGGCCCGCGCCACGGTCGTGGCCCCGGCGCCGTCCTTCACGCCGAGGGTGCTGGCCCTCACGTCGCCGGCGGCCGTCGAGACGGCGCCGGTCGTCGCGCGGACCAGCGTCTGCCCGCCTGCGGCGTCAGCCGCGAAGCGTGCGGTGGATGTGGTGGTGGCGGCCCCTGCCGAGGTCGCGTAGAGCGCGCAGAACGCGCACCCGAGCCCGAGGGCTCGGAAGTATCGGTCTCTCATGGAGCGCTTTCATTGCCTCACCGTCAAGGCTGAACCCTGGGATTGTCCGACGATGAGGAGACAGGCGCGTACCGCGGACATCGCTGCACGGGCATCCGCGGGTACTTGGGCCAATCGGGATCCCTCAGGCCCAGTTGGCACATGCTGAACACGGAGCCTCGCCCACTCTTGATGAGCTTCTGGTGTTCGCAGGTGTCGCAGAGGCCGAAGCGCACGGTCGGACATCCTGACATGGCGCGGGTTCGTTTCTCATGCAACTACACTGAGATCTCTTGTCGACGTTCCGCAGACTCCTCGGCTTCCTCTCCCCGTACAGGACCGGCCTCGCCTGGTCGGCGCTGCTCGCTGGGCTGGCGATGATCATGACGGTCGTGATCCCGTGGCTCACGGGCCGGGCGATCGACCAGATCCGGGAGGGTGACTCGCACGACCTCAACCGGATCGGGATCCTGATCGCCGCCGCCGGCCTGGCGCGACTGGTGCTGACCGTCGGGCGGCGGCTGGTCGCGGGGCGCGTGTCGCTGGGCGTCGAGTACGACCTGCGCCAGCGGTTGTACACGCACTTCCTCGGGCTCGAGCTGGGGTTCTTCGACCGCCAGCAGACCGGGCAGCTGATGTCGCGCGCGACGGTCGACCTGGCCGCGGTCCGGTTCTTCCTCGGCTACGGGATCGTCTTCATCTTCCAGGCCGCGCTGACGATCATCCTGGCCGGGATCGCGATGTTCCTCGTCGACCCGCTGCTGGCGGCGATCTCGCTGCTGCCGGTGCCGTTCGTCGTCGTGATCGCCTCGCGCTACGGGCGCCGCGCGCGGCCGGCCCAGCAGGCGGTCCAGCAGCGGATCGCGGAGCTGACCGCCGACGCGGAGGAGTCGATCGGCGGCGTGCGCGTCGTCAAGGCCTTCGCGCGCGAGGACCGGCAGCTGGAGCGCTTCGCCGGCTCGACCGCGCGCGTGTTCGACCAGGAGATGATCGCGACGAGGCTGTCGGCGTTCTACCAGCCCTTGATCGGCTTCATCCCGCAGATCGGGCTGGCCTGCGTGCTGCTGATCGGCGGGCGGCGCGTGATCGCGGGCGACATGACGCTCGGCGACTTCACCGCGTTCTACACGTACTTGTTGATGTTGCTGGTTCCGATGCGCCAGCTGGGCATGACGCTGGGGCTCGCGCAGCGCGCGACCGCGTCGGGCGCGCGGCTGTTCGAGGTCTTCGACCGTGAGGCGACGATCCAGGCGCCGGCGGACGTGGTCCCGATGCCGGAGGGCAACGGGCACGTGGAGCTGCGCGACGTGACGTTCGCCTACGAGGGCGCGCAGGGGCCGGCGCTTGTTGATGTCGATCTCGACGTCCCGGCCGGCACGGTCGTCGCGTTGGTCGGCGCGACGGGGTCGGGCAAGACCACGTTGGTGCAGTTGCTCGGGCGCCTGTACGACGTGGAGTCGGGCGCCGTGCTGATCGACGGCGTCGACGTGCGTGATGTCGACCCGACCGAGCTGCGCTCGCAGATCGCGGTGGTCGACGACGCGCCGTTCCTGTTCTCCACCACGATCGCCGACAACATCGCCTACGCGCGCGGTGGCGCCGACGTGGTCGACCGCGAGCTGATCGAGCAGGCCGCGCGGCGCGCGCAGGCCCACGAGTTCATCATGGCCTTGCCCGACGGCTACGACACGCGCGTCGGCGAGCGCGGGCTGACGCTGAGCGGCGGCCAGCGCCAGCGGGTCGCGATCGCGCGGGCGCTGCTGGCCGATCCGCGGATCCTGGTGCTCGACGACGCGACGTCCGCCGTGGACGCCTCGACCGAGCAGCGGATCAAGGACGCGCTGAGGGAGGTGATGGCGGGCCGGACGACGTTCGTCATCGCCCACCGCCTGTCGACGATCGCGCTGGCCGACGTGATCGTCGTCGTCGAGGAGGGGCGCGTCGTCGCCCAGGGCACGCACGAGGAGCTGCTGGACGTCTCCGAGCTGTACGCCGAGATCGTGGAGAAGGGCTTGCCGGACCAGGTGTTCCTGAACAAGAACGACCCCGAGCGCGAGGTGGCGGGCCTGTGACGCCGCCGCTGAACGCCGACCAGACGCAGGCGCTGAGCCGCCGCGACGACCTGCGGCGCCGCCTGAGGGCGACGAGCGGGCGCGCGCGCAAGCTGCGCGGCATCGTCGAGCTGCTGCGGCCCTACAGGTCGCGGACCGCGCTCATGATGGTGGCCTTGGTCCTGGGCACGGCGGCCGCACTGGCCCCGGCGCCGCTGGCCAGGCAGGCGATCGACCGCGGCATCACCAAGGGCGACACGGGCGCGCTGACGGTGATCGTGATCTTGTTCATCATCTCGGCGTTGGTCGTGTGGAGCACGTCGTACGCGCAGACCTACCTGACCAACTGGGTCGGGCAGCGTGCGCTGCAGGACCTGCGGCTGG is drawn from Conexibacter woesei Iso977N and contains these coding sequences:
- a CDS encoding M4 family metallopeptidase — encoded protein: MRDRYFRALGLGCAFCALYATSAGAATTTSTARFAADAAGGQTLVRATTGAVSTAAGDVRASTLGVKDGAGATTVARAAVDRYASMLGLGSGTQLHQVAARPDAEGTTVVYDQMAGAVPVYDGRVLVRIADGNTIMKSITSSVATSAPASAPDATQSLTQAREDAVAGIPDAAVNSGPSLVMYTGVPFGAKAATLAYVTDVRSTSQPVRKLVVTDARTGAVIDTLNRVETAKNRTIYNARGSTSTGSLARSEGQGATGNTDVDNAYNYTGAVYDYYRNTFGRDSYDGAGAGLVSFVHYGVGYENAFWDGAEMVYGDGFAVNDVTGHELTHAVTERTAGLEYADQSGALNEAISDMAGWDIDPGDTTMGEDLPIGAIRDMENPGAYGQPATASQYVCTSDDEGGVHTNSGIPNKVYANLVDTIGRSQAEQVRYRAQTTYLTPQSGFADARAAFVSAAGDVGANATSVANAWQSQGVTATWQPSC
- a CDS encoding ABC transporter ATP-binding protein — encoded protein: MSTFRRLLGFLSPYRTGLAWSALLAGLAMIMTVVIPWLTGRAIDQIREGDSHDLNRIGILIAAAGLARLVLTVGRRLVAGRVSLGVEYDLRQRLYTHFLGLELGFFDRQQTGQLMSRATVDLAAVRFFLGYGIVFIFQAALTIILAGIAMFLVDPLLAAISLLPVPFVVVIASRYGRRARPAQQAVQQRIAELTADAEESIGGVRVVKAFAREDRQLERFAGSTARVFDQEMIATRLSAFYQPLIGFIPQIGLACVLLIGGRRVIAGDMTLGDFTAFYTYLLMLLVPMRQLGMTLGLAQRATASGARLFEVFDREATIQAPADVVPMPEGNGHVELRDVTFAYEGAQGPALVDVDLDVPAGTVVALVGATGSGKTTLVQLLGRLYDVESGAVLIDGVDVRDVDPTELRSQIAVVDDAPFLFSTTIADNIAYARGGADVVDRELIEQAARRAQAHEFIMALPDGYDTRVGERGLTLSGGQRQRVAIARALLADPRILVLDDATSAVDASTEQRIKDALREVMAGRTTFVIAHRLSTIALADVIVVVEEGRVVAQGTHEELLDVSELYAEIVEKGLPDQVFLNKNDPEREVAGL